A window from Pagrus major chromosome 4, Pma_NU_1.0 encodes these proteins:
- the slc1a2a gene encoding excitatory amino acid transporter 2a has protein sequence MQKQVEVRMAESHLEPKVDPPENPCGGLCNKIMNNMVLTLTILGVFLGSIAGMLLRHISPLPPDVIMIIAFPGEILMRMLKMLILPLVVSSLVTGLAGLDAKSSGRLGTRAMVYYMSTTVIAAILGVVLVLLIHPGNPKLRANLGQGKKNDEVSSVDAFFDLIRNLFPENLVQACFQQIQTVITKVQVPTNRTKAPPQFTVKRSLQFKSGMNVLGLIGFFVAFGVIMGKMGEKAKLMLEFFNVLNEIIMKLVGAIMWYSPVGIACLICGKIISINDLEVVARQLGMYMVTVIVGLIIHGGIFLPLIYFVIVKENPFKFFMGIFQAWVTALGTASSAGTLPVTFRCLEENLGIDKRVTRFVLPVGATINMDGTALYEAVAAIFIAQMNGIALDWGQIITVSMTATLASVGAASIPSAGLVTMLLILTAVGLPTQDISLLVAVDWLLDRFRTSVNVVGDSYGAGIVYHLSKHELDSFDSQQTRMEDFEVARNQSFFENNTNQNVYAHHNSILIDDCKVTMGKNGKTAEFSFVEEGPWKCE, from the exons ATGCAGAAGCAAGTGGAGGTCAGGATGGCCGAGAGCCACCTGGAGCCCAAAGTGGACCCTCCTGAGAATCCATGCGGCGGCCTGTGTAACAAAATCATGAATAACATGGTTCTTACTCTTACAATCCTTG GTGTGTTTCTGGGCtccattgctggaatgctgCTGCGGCACAtatctcctctccctcctgatGTTATTATGATCATCGCCTTCCCTGGGGAGATCCTAATGAGGATGCTGAAGATGCTCATTCTGCCTCTTGTTGTTTCCAGTCTGGTCACAG GACTTGCCGGTCTGGATGCCAAATCCAGTGGCCGCTTAGGCACCAGGGCCATGGTGTACTACATGTCAACGACGGTGATCGCAGCCATCCTGGGGGTGGTCCTGGTGCTGCTCATCCATCCCGGCAACCCAAAGCTGAGGGCCAATCTCGGACAGGGAAAGAAGAACGACGAGGTGTCCAGCGTGGATGCTTTCTTCGATCTCATCCGAAACCTCTTCCCAGAGAACTTGGTGCAGGCGTGCTTTCAGCAG ATCCAGACAGTCATCACCAAAGTACAAGTGCCCACTAATAGAACCAAGGCACCTCCGCAGTTCACAGTCAAAAGGTCGCTTCAGTTCAAGAGTGGGATGAATGTCCTGG GTTTGATTGGATTCTTTGTCGCTTTTGGAGTCATTATGGGGAAAATGGGAGAAAAGGCCAAACTGATGTTGGAGTTTTTCAACGTCCTGAATGAGATAATCATGAAGCTCGTTGGCGCTATTATGTG GTACTCCCCTGTTGGTATTGCCTGCCTCATCTGTGGAAAGATCATCTCCATTAATGACTTGGAGGTGGTGGCGAGGCAGCTGGGGATGTATATGGTCACTGTGATAGTGGGTCTCATCATCCATGGAGGCATCTTCCTTCCGCTGATATATTTTGTGATAGTTAAAGAAAACCCCTTCAAGTTCTTCATGGGAATCTTCCAAGCTTGGGTCACGGCTCTTGGAACAGCATCCAG TGCTGGTACCTTGCCTGTCACCTTCCGATGCTTGGAGGAGAACCTGGGCATCGACAAGAGAGTAACGCGTTTCGTCCTCCCAGTTGGTGCCACCATCAACATGGACGGCACAGCGCTTTATGAGGCTGTCGCCGCCATTTTCATCGCTCAGATGAACGGGATCGCGCTCGACTGGGGCCAGATTATTACTGTCAG TATGACAGCCACCCTTGCCAGTGTGGGAGCAGCCAGTATCCCCAGTGCTGGACTTGTGACCATGCTTCTGATCCTCACGGCGGTGGGGCTGCCCACTCAGGACATCAGCCTCCTGGTCGCTGTCGACTGGCTGCT GGATCGTTTCCGCACATCAGTTAACGTGGTCGGGGACTCCTATGGAGCAGGTATCGTGTACCACCTTTCCAAACACGAGCTTGACTCCTTCGACTCTCAGCAGACCCGCATGGAGGACTTTGAGGTGGCAAGGAATCAGTCCTTCTTTGAAAATAACACCAACCAGAATGTATACGCTCACCACAACTCAATCTTGATAGACGACTGCAAG GTCACCATGGGCAAAAATGGCAAGACTGCAGAGTTCTCTTTTGTTGAGGAGGGACCATGGAAATGCGAGTAA